One region of Poecile atricapillus isolate bPoeAtr1 chromosome 8, bPoeAtr1.hap1, whole genome shotgun sequence genomic DNA includes:
- the LOC131581424 gene encoding receptor-transporting protein 1-like, with translation MHITDPWTLVEDDSLQVQYCRPGWKEFVQNCALGRFECSQCFHKWSSAKVHILFHMCHSQGWGTVWMRIFRQKCRRCPNSRLEDPEFSLETVETILHNLAIKILQYFYNKPVQPSDLLEVVVDTPVTGPHDRAHCEACQLGNCNRSQRAPAQDAWKPVRDEDKARMHSTESWLALASDVWKSLTNMGEARTHCTESWSSPGSDDCKPLIGVGKARTHRTESWSSPGSDVCKPFVGVGKARTHCTESQSAQEWAAWNANVSRTSQPLKGQDLRPHAASTHHPSSSNSNFSWKCCCIGGSLLCVLALIIFVVLYLTLR, from the exons ATGCACATAACAGATCCATGGACACTTGTGGAGGATGATTCCCTGCAGGTGCAGTACTGCAGGCCTGGCTGGAAGGAGTTTGTGCAGAACTGTGCTCTTGGGAG GTTTGAGTGCTCCCAGTGTTTTCATAAGTGGTCTTCTGCCAAAGTGCACATCCTGTTCCACATGTGCCACTCCCAAGGCTGGGGCACAGTGTGGATGAGAATCTTTCGCCAGAAATGCAGGCGCTGCCCCAACTCCCGGCTGGAAGATCCTGAGTTCAGCCTGGAGACTGTGGAGACAATTCTGCACAACCTGGCAATAAAGATCCTCCAGTATTTCTACAATAAACCTGTCCAGCCCTCTGACCTCCTGGAAGTCGTGGTGGATACACCGGTGACAGGGCCACACGACCGTGCCCACTGTGAGGCCTGCCAGCTCGGCAACTGCAACAGGTCACAGAGGGCCCCAGCACAGGATGCCTGGAAACCCGTGAGGGATGAGGACAAGGCCAGGATGCACAGCACCGAGTCATGGCTGGCCTTGGCATCGGATGTCTGGAAGTCCTTGACAAATATGGGGGAGGCCAGGACCCATTGCACTGAGTCGTGGTCATCCCCAGGATCAGATGACTGTAAGCCTTTGATTGGTGTGGGCAAGGCCAGGACCCATCGCACTGAGTCGTGGTCATCCCCAGGATCAGATGTCTGTAAGCCTTTCGTTGGTGTGGGCAAAGCCAGAACCCATTGCACTGAGTCGCAGTCAGCCCAAGAATGGGCTGCCTGGAATGCAAATGTGTCCAGGACTTCTCAGCCCCTGAAAGGCCAGGACTTAAGGCCCCATGCAGCTTCAACCCACCACCCCTCATCCTCGAACAGCAACTTCtcctggaaatgctgctgcatCGGTGGCTCTTTGCTCTGTGTTTTGGCACTGATCATCTTTGTTGTGCTTTATTTGACCCTGAGGTAG